Below is a genomic region from Doryrhamphus excisus isolate RoL2022-K1 chromosome 16, RoL_Dexc_1.0, whole genome shotgun sequence.
ttgtaaaaatttaacCCCCAAATTCAGccctctatatatatatatatttttttagcagTATTAGTCAAAACTATGCTAAGCTAAAAAGCCGACAAACCCGGTTTGGTTGATAAATTGCACTCAccccaaaaagcaaaacactctATTCATCAATATGGCGGACTTATTAAGGACTTCATTGTGACTTTACATTGATAATGAATACAGTCAGACTaacaaagtaaaaaattaacaaagtaaaaaaaaaaaaaaaatacacacacgccCAAAGAAAGTGTTCCGGATGCTCACATAtctattaaattaatctctaaATGCAATGATAGGACAAACATGGCcaagaaaatgactttttttttttcttatacaaCAAATCTATCTGCTCAGCTGAGCTCTAAAGAGTTAGTGCTTGAGTTTTATGGCTTTTAGCATTTATATTGTATACACATATTCTAgaataaaacacagtaaaagaCATCACTATGAAGTTCAAAAACAAtcataaaaaaagtaaacaaagcgTAGGGAAAAAGGGATTCCAAGTCATTTGTGTTAAATGGAATGTTTCATTATTTTGGCCCcgctgaaggaaaaaaaatgacccaaCTAACTTTATCATGGATCAGTCATTGGCACAACTACTGCAAGACACCTATTCATTTTTActttgatattattataataatttacaatgacactgcaggtttttttttaaggaaaatatGGACTTGAAGACTTGGAGAGCCTTGTtccatacagaaaaaaaaacacagatatgGCAGTATTGTTGAACATAATAAACAAAAGAATTAGAATTACTCAAACCACAAGGGGAGTTAAGACAGCAAGCATGCGGCTACATTTTCATCCTACATGAACTCACACACGTTACTGGACAACACACTTGCTTAAGAATTTCAGGCGTGGAAATGTTCCTATGGGAATTAGTAGTAGTATCACTCTAATATCTGGATGACATTCTCTCTGGATGACATTCTCTCTAATGACCCtcatggaaaataaatacacatttgttTCATTTAGAAAATATAcagtgcattttttgttttttgttgttgttgctgttgttgtgttaataaaatgacaaatgacaccCATTTAAGTACACTAGATATTTTTGCTCCATCTCTAAAACATGCtcttatgtacagtatttttgtaTAAACATGCAGTATCAACGTGGATGAACTATGTATATAGGCAAAACTACACCAACAGGTTGCTCCCTTGCTTCCAtgtcgccttttttttttttttgagtgttgTCAACACGAAAAAAAGAACGAAATCTGCGAAACATTTGTTCAATTCCAAATTGCTTTTGATTCATGTCGACTAAGCACAAGTCGACGGAATTTTTTGCAAGTGTCGCTATTACATGTGTTGATGTTTATCAATTTATTCAACAACGTAACGATTCGGTCATGAGATATctcatcaataaaaaataaaaaaaattaaacatttaaccCCTCCCCCAAAGTAAGTGCAGCATACTGCTGAAAAGAAACGGAAAATCCCTGTTAGTGCAATTAAATTCAACTGCTTGAGATGTTGTCTTTGCAATCCATTGTCAAACCAAACAACTGCGATATACACAAAAAACCAGTAGCAATTCGAAAAAGCACACACAATCAACTCCCATCAATTGtcacataattattttttcaaataaataattaaagctCTTTTTGTTTTAAAGAATGTTTTCGATGTACCGTTTTGAGTTAAAGTGCTTGAGGaatgaaagtaaaataaattaaatgcaaaatgtgaaaaatgaagaGAACAACACCACGAAGTGGAAGGCGTCCCTGGTAGTTGAGAATTGCTTATTTTGATACTTGGAAGGCTTGTCTCCTTTATGACTGTAagacgtatgtgtgtgtgtgtatgtgtgtgtgtgtgtgtgtgtggagtccATGATTAATGGCAGTAGCACTGAACAAGTGAGATGCGGCGTCGTTGGGAACAGGAGATGGTGGACGGCAGGCAGTCACCGACACCTTGTAAAATATCACATCATTTGGTGGCTGGAGTCAGTCTCTTGGATATATCCCCTTGATTTGATGTTTTCGCACAGTcaaggacacacaaaaaaaatacaaattctcCTTCATCCTTCCAGCTCAAAATCCCTCACTTGACTAACAAACCGAGTATTTCTCTCTCAAACGTGCGTTGTTGACCCGAACAACTCGTGCAGAACATAAACTGTGGAGTCTCCTCTCAGTATTCCTGAGATGATGGCCAAAAAAAGGTGAACTGATCGAAAAGGCAGTGTGTCGTGTGGGTAACATGATATGTACCTACCACTACTGGCTACCCAACTCTAGGAATGTACTAACAGAATGGCCGAGTAAGATAAGTGGCAGGTGTGGAGCGTAGTGCACAATACACCCAAGGAATGGACCTGCTTGTGTTATTCCTCTATCATATGGCAGTATAaagcattttttattattaagcaCTATGCTAAGCAGACTGTGTCACTATAAGGGGAAAGGGGGGGGTATAATATAGATGACTGGATGTTTATTTCCCCTCGTACACCAGATTCCCGTTAAGCGCTCTAACTGGTCTTTATAGTCGACGCTGCACTTTCAGTAACAGAACTACAACCTCAATACAAAAATAGATCTAAAGGAAATCAACAGAGTATCTGTCCATCCTGTAacttgtcatcttttttttttttccaatgacattattttatataacatGATGCTTTTTTTAAGCTCTATTTGGCATCATGATGAACTGTTATGTATGGATCTTTTGAAAGATGGGGGCAGGGCGGTAGGGGGGTCCGAAATATACAGAGACCTGCGAGAATGATGGGAAACGTGTAAGGAGGTGTGGGGTTGGGTATCATGGGAGGGAGTTTACTTCTTGGCAGTCAGGGCCGCGAGGGCGCCATCCACCTCTTCTTCTGGCTGCAGGGGATGCCATTGGGCGATGGGACGTCGTGGGTTGGCCAACATGTCGGACCAGTGTTTCAGCCCTGCACCGGTGGACTTGCTGCctacccagatcttcccgatgGCGTCGTTCTTGCCAATTTTGTCGTAATCTAGGACTGTGATCACAGCTTGGATTTTCTGGTAAATACAAAGGAGAAACTATTACaaccaagttaaaaaaaaacttatttacaaATACCTGGACACGTAacagggcggcatggcggacaagtggttagtgcgcagacctcacagctaggagaccagggttcaattgcccaattgagtttgcatgttctccctgtgcatgcgtgggttttctccgggtactccggtttcctcccacattccaaaaacacgctaggttaattggtgactccaaattgtccataggtatgaatgtgagtgtgaatggttgtttgtctgggataggctccagcaccccccatgaccctcgtgaggaaaaagcggtagaccTACCCCCTACATTCCTATCGTTCCTCACTTTGGTTCAAATTTCATGACTTCACACTATCAcactattaatattatatagttAATAAATGATACTGTTTAATGGatgaatatggtctattattagtaaaaattattttttgcctaaattaaacatttcataaaaatggctgaattaactaaaatacaaataaacgtaaggcattcagaagatgctttttttcatgttttaggaatgggggaggaaacccgagtacccgaagaaaacccaagCACGGAGATTCGAACGATCTCCTGACTGtctggcctacatgctaaccacttggccaccgtGAGGCCTGTACATACCTGCTAATTTCTTAATTATGCTCTTTATACATTTGAATGCTTTGAAATCATCGTGTTCTTACCTGCATTTGCTCAAGAGGAATCTCAAAGCTGAATGACTCATTGTAGTAAGGATTCAGTGTGTTCTTCTTCActgtcgtcttcttcttcttcagcctCTTTCCATTCTGCAGCAGGTTAATCTTCACATAGGGATCTGAAAGAGGACAAAACATGACGCGCATGCCTACTTGGGCTGCAATGCTGTGATGTACCAACAGATGGTGTCACAGCTGAACTCGGTGGTGCTGCATTGTGGGTACCGCAGAATCAGAACATGAGTGGAGTGCTGCTGACCTAACGGCTATGGCCAAAGATTGATGTACACTGCAATACTTGTGAAAccttgaaaatattaaatgtgattgAATTGAATTTTGCATACCTGAAAGACCACCCACGTCCATTTTCTTCAGGTTCTTGGCTTCCAGAATACAGATTGTGAGTTTACCAGCAGTGGGGACATAACGCAGAGAGATGCAAATGTCACCCAGTTTCTCCGgctgttacaagaataaaaactgAGATAAAGTTATGGATGCCTTTTTAAAGGTAAATGCAGCtgttattacatttaaaacagaatgatttttttgtttgttctccctatttcctgttttattttgcaagcacttcctgtttttttactatttgcAGTCACCTTTACTTATTTTTTCCATGAAAGCTGCAAGTCCCAGCTGGTGGCAATTTGTAATTAGTTGGCTTCTTCAGAGTGTGGCTTGACTCATTTGCTGGTTTATTGTGAATGTTTGGTTGGCTTTGGACGAATGTCCGCTTATACGTTGTGatgctagctgctacaatatCGATTTTTCCCTTTTTGGAAGGAAGCTCGCCCTATTGTGAGTTGCTGCAACTACTTGTggttgtattaatattttaccTGCACTACGCTCCTATGTCTGCATCCCGGGGTCACAACCATGCCGAAATGTGACAGAATTCTCCTTATTCCTcgttaactcattcgctaccaaagacgtatatatacgtttgttttttattgtgctAGAGGCAAaaagaagtgatgatgcaactccacaatagaagagagcatgtttggtgcagttttaagcctgAAAACAGTCataaggtggcagaagtgtattttataagaactctgcctgctgtttttgtgaaaatagtaaatagttgatggtgttacatttgtaaaaaaaaaaatgctcagccgtttttttaatgttgtggcatagttttATATTTTCTGGTTACATAtcctacatttgtgtcaaagtgaaagttatgctagAATGTTTTCACTGAaggctgtttttctcccttttttgttaAGAActaatattttgctgaaacttgtTCACTTGTTGGTAtataccagaggtagggaacctatggctcgggagccaggtagggctcttttgatgactgtatctggctctcaagcatttcttaccacaacaaaaatgcatttttgctaacattttaaagtaaaccatcacagaaatgttaaaaatattaaaattcaacaactttcttatgcattttaatttgtccatgtattttctactgcaatacggccgaccatatctatctttcctgatgatattttccaggtcaaacaccaaaactcgattattactgggtaatgcggtagtctacctcggtcattgagatgtcaaaaaaacatgtaaatgtaaactttcctcctttagtcaaatagctaaagctgcagaaccaagccttctggtgaagatggccaaaagaatgaaatatactgaatacggttcaaaactatgcagcagcagaagttgcattaatggcagcaagtatttgatttattattagacactgcgctgctcacgaaagtgtgctggccacaccccattggcgtggggtagtgtgcctggtctacgtaattagagcccattatatctaaaactgttggtcttacataaaaatgcacacattttattgcattcaatgtttaaaaaaatgtatatggctctcacagatacacattttaaaatatctggtcttcatggctcttgtagccagaaaggttcccgacccctggtatatactataccatgtctatatagccctatgacacaatattgtgtgtgccttgaaaaatcagtcaaaattatCAAAAAATGGCTGGTACTGAGATGGACGGCTTATGGAAAATGGCTGTGATTAAGTGAGTTAAAGAAAGTGTAACgcagtatataaaaaaatatatatagtctcTTGAGAGACATTAAACATTGCATGGCAGATGTGCTTCAAAACGGTAGCTTGGCAACAGAGCAAATGACGTTTGacaagaccctcgtgaggataagtggtagaaaatgaattaagatTTTAGATTGTCTAAGGAAATTTATGTCTGTTCTTTTTAGAAGAACATTTATGTCAGAGGTCACTGAAATTAAGGGCCTTTCTCCCAAATGTGTTTGCTGGTATTGAGGTCATGGCTGTCATCCAACCATGCCTTTCATTCTTTAAACCTTTATATAGtatcattagaaaatgtcttattttaaaGCAAATTCAAATGGCCATGTGTGCCTCATAAATCCAGCACGACTGCAATTGAAGCAGGCTAGTAGCTATCAGAGCAATAATGCTGCAGGGTTGCACTTTCCTTCTCCGTTCTATTACCTCTTCTTGGTCTGCGCTGTCCAAGTCTCGCCACTCTTCGATTGGCTTTGCCAGGTCAAGGGTGTTCATGGGTATTTTAATCTCGCCGATGACATCATGTTTGGAGAAGCGATCAAAGTCATAGACGGACATGACCAGAGTCTTTCCTCCCATCTCTTGGAATGGAATCTAGAAAACAAGAATCAAtctaatttttgtaattaattgcaCAGATTTATAGCATACTTTTACATATTATGAATGTGGaccacaacaataataataatggctgtGACAATTTTCACACTATTTCAGCAGACCTGACCTGACTTTGACAAGCTCTTTGAATTGTTTCATCGAGCTGTGTCAGCAGCCACCAAAGGTGGCCCTCTCCTTTAATTTGATTCTCACCCAACATTCTCCTTGTCGGCCACCTTCAAAATGTCTGCAGCCTTTTATCACCGGTAGATGAAAGTTGCGGAAAAAGGAGCTAAGCAGGCACTAAGCTCTCTCAGAGGAAAGCGAGGCAGACAGTCCCATACCTGGTGTGTGAGGCTGGTCAAACTTGATGTGAAAATGTCACTTTAAATAGTAATGAGAACTTACGGGAATACAGGCTGTCATGGCTTACCTTGAAGGTAAAAGTCTCATTGAAGACAGGATTCAGTGTTTTCTTGTGAACCTTCGTGTCAAACTTTTTCTTCTTGTCGGGGAGCACAAAGACCTTGACGTACGGGTCAGAAGTGCCACCGCTGTCCATAGAGAGGAGATCGGCGGCTTGTAGGATTCCCACTGTCAGCTAGGGAATTTGATACAAGTCAGTGTGAGGGTGTTCTTTCATCGTTTTAGCTATCATCAACAAATATCAGGCCAAAGGAAGGAAGGCGCTGCACAAATACAATGAGAAGAATGTATTGTGTACTATTGAACAGCATTTACCAAGTACTTAAACCAGACAGAATGTTGTTGCTGACTGATTGTGTTCTTGCCTTGTTCTCCTGAAAGTCGTAATCAATGGAGTACTGCAGCTTCCCAAGCTTCTCTTTCTCCTTAACCTCCTCTTCTTTCTCATCTCCAGTCAGTCCGGGTTCGATATCATCTTCTTCGTCATCGTCATCCTGTTGTTTCTGCAAAgacacaggggggggggggtggggaagGCAGCAGAGGCAAAGAATGAACAAACGGTTTTGCGTCCGCCGCCGTGCTGATTCAACAACCCTCGACCGTCAGCAGCCAGGTTAGTCACAGCACCTACCTGACACTTACCCCCGTACACGCAGGTGTTACTAGTGCAATCTGTTCATCGATGACCACGGTTGCAACCTGACTTGATTTCACTATTTCTTGGGTGACgccatttgctgttttttttttttctattaagtgactattatttaaaaatgaggcAGTGAAGTTGTCCTGAACTACAAAATAGTAGTAGAGATCAatacagggagaaaaaaataacatagaaGAGTCACAGGGGAGGTAATACTGGATAGTACAGAAATAAATCAAGTGTAATATAACAGTCATGCACTAACATGTaaacagtttgcatgttcactctATTATACA
It encodes:
- the LOC131104945 gene encoding synaptotagmin-2-like isoform X1 gives rise to the protein MTKWNLFKHQTTPMVAAKPTGASALTVTPAPVALISADNSTEPVNKNDAFDEIKNKFLNEIDKIPLPSWAIIAIAVVAALLILTCCFCIVKKCCCKKKKNKKGKKGKGDMGMKNLKGGEKQQDDDDEEDDIEPGLTGDEKEEEVKEKEKLGKLQYSIDYDFQENKLTVGILQAADLLSMDSGGTSDPYVKVFVLPDKKKKFDTKVHKKTLNPVFNETFTFKIPFQEMGGKTLVMSVYDFDRFSKHDVIGEIKIPMNTLDLAKPIEEWRDLDSADQEEPEKLGDICISLRYVPTAGKLTICILEAKNLKKMDVGGLSDPYVKINLLQNGKRLKKKKTTVKKNTLNPYYNESFSFEIPLEQMQKIQAVITVLDYDKIGKNDAIGKIWVGSKSTGAGLKHWSDMLANPRRPIAQWHPLQPEEEVDGALAALTAKK
- the LOC131104945 gene encoding synaptotagmin-2-like isoform X2; its protein translation is MTKWNLFKHQTTPMVAAKPTGASALTVTPAPVALISADNSTEPVNKNDAFDEIKNKFLNEIDKIPLPSWAIIAIAVVAALLILTCCFCIVKKCCCKKKKNKKGKKGKGDMGMKNLKGGEDDDDEEDDIEPGLTGDEKEEEVKEKEKLGKLQYSIDYDFQENKLTVGILQAADLLSMDSGGTSDPYVKVFVLPDKKKKFDTKVHKKTLNPVFNETFTFKIPFQEMGGKTLVMSVYDFDRFSKHDVIGEIKIPMNTLDLAKPIEEWRDLDSADQEEPEKLGDICISLRYVPTAGKLTICILEAKNLKKMDVGGLSDPYVKINLLQNGKRLKKKKTTVKKNTLNPYYNESFSFEIPLEQMQKIQAVITVLDYDKIGKNDAIGKIWVGSKSTGAGLKHWSDMLANPRRPIAQWHPLQPEEEVDGALAALTAKK